The following coding sequences lie in one Methanohalophilus levihalophilus genomic window:
- a CDS encoding minor capsid protein yields the protein MSLLKSPELIRVEIQLISLLERTMERVFRLRTMDYKRELVHNVRREFGSKTYVKQLDNIITEIIKQSLLYADNQLKQISAAALEDSYVLTEEAVRISTNLADNVVESIVQMLKDEAIYTMHPNQLAKRIVDLWEGERYKAVRFARTFTADVATHTTVYRYRQRGVEYVEFDAELDDRTSVRCRILHGTIFSTASDSLEKYRPPLHHHCRSGLKLVPVTREIDPDAEFENRDFLHQMNQEGEFLKELTDEKVVEKAFENIDQFNDKYRISQFILDKDIEKRILIENGLYIII from the coding sequence ATGTCACTCCTGAAATCTCCAGAACTAATCCGAGTCGAGATTCAGCTTATCTCGCTTTTAGAACGCACCATGGAGAGAGTATTCAGATTAAGGACCATGGACTATAAGCGAGAGCTTGTCCACAATGTCCGTAGGGAATTTGGATCAAAGACCTATGTAAAGCAACTGGATAATATCATCACCGAGATCATCAAACAATCATTGCTGTATGCTGACAATCAACTGAAACAAATCTCTGCAGCTGCACTTGAAGATTCATATGTGTTGACAGAAGAAGCTGTAAGGATATCCACAAATCTGGCAGATAATGTTGTAGAATCTATCGTCCAGATGCTCAAAGATGAAGCAATCTATACGATGCATCCCAACCAGCTGGCCAAAAGGATAGTAGACCTCTGGGAAGGGGAGCGATACAAGGCAGTTAGATTTGCCAGGACCTTCACTGCAGATGTCGCCACCCATACAACGGTGTACCGATATCGTCAACGTGGAGTTGAATATGTTGAGTTCGATGCTGAACTTGATGACAGGACAAGTGTTCGGTGCAGGATTTTACATGGTACGATATTCTCAACGGCATCTGATTCTCTAGAAAAGTACAGACCTCCATTGCATCACCACTGCCGATCAGGACTAAAATTAGTTCCAGTTACTCGAGAAATTGATCCTGACGCAGAATTCGAAAACCGCGACTTTCTTCATCAGATGAATCAAGAAGGGGAGTTCCTTAAGGAATTGACTGATGAGAAAGTTGTAGAGAAGGCTTTCGAGAACATTGACCAGTTCAATGATAAATACCGGATATCCCAGTTCATCCTGGACAAGGATATTGAAAAGAGAATTCTGATTGAAAATGGTCTATATATAATTATTTAG
- a CDS encoding NYN domain-containing protein, with protein sequence MSDVITKHRNIAVFIDHDNINIGCFEALNCHYDFGILMDECKKYGHIVSSKIYLDITRSENQRIPYRLYNMRMETVYSPSFGFPDGNKKSLADPMIICDMMKTLYEKPEVDTFILVSGDKDYVPVIRHISQHSSQKKIVVIGIQDTTAQFMIDECSNSDNAEYLDYVIMHRREEYFDNK encoded by the coding sequence ATGAGCGATGTCATAACAAAACACCGAAACATTGCCGTATTTATAGATCACGATAACATAAATATCGGCTGCTTTGAGGCCCTAAATTGTCATTATGATTTTGGCATATTAATGGATGAATGCAAAAAGTATGGCCACATCGTGTCAAGTAAAATATACTTGGACATTACCCGAAGTGAAAATCAGCGAATTCCATACAGGTTGTATAACATGAGGATGGAAACGGTATATTCACCATCTTTTGGTTTTCCCGATGGCAACAAAAAAAGTCTTGCTGATCCCATGATTATCTGCGATATGATGAAAACACTTTATGAGAAGCCTGAAGTTGATACGTTCATCCTGGTAAGCGGTGATAAGGATTATGTGCCAGTCATCAGACATATATCTCAGCATAGTTCCCAAAAGAAAATTGTGGTGATTGGGATTCAGGATACTACAGCACAGTTTATGATCGACGAATGTTCAAACTCTGATAATGCAGAATATCTGGATTATGTAATAATGCATCGCAGAGAAGAGTATTTTGATAATAAATAA
- a CDS encoding gp53 minor capsid family protein → MAYSGVVKPANKIVAGGKPLEQELKIETATNMYPGRLVKKGTNDDDMIVNTAAGATLGWLGYEQTNPVFMPTDVDTVYVQDDMAAVLYGGGFLIVGRLASGQNVTKSARLKAAANGELAAGIVGTDEIVAIAEESVDASSAAADIVVLSLI, encoded by the coding sequence ATGGCATACTCAGGTGTTGTGAAACCGGCAAACAAAATAGTAGCCGGTGGTAAGCCTCTGGAACAGGAGCTTAAAATCGAAACTGCCACAAACATGTACCCAGGTCGTCTGGTCAAGAAAGGTACCAACGATGATGATATGATTGTCAATACCGCAGCTGGTGCTACACTGGGATGGCTCGGATACGAGCAGACCAATCCGGTATTCATGCCCACAGATGTGGATACCGTCTACGTACAGGATGACATGGCCGCTGTTCTCTATGGAGGCGGTTTCCTGATTGTTGGCAGACTTGCATCGGGCCAGAACGTAACCAAAAGTGCACGTCTTAAGGCAGCTGCAAATGGAGAACTTGCAGCAGGTATTGTTGGAACAGACGAGATCGTGGCAATCGCTGAGGAATCAGTGGATGCAAGCTCAGCTGCTGCAGATATCGTGGTACTGAGTCTCATATGA
- a CDS encoding encapsulin, with translation MTNALATFSKEIDSSLVPALRNALIGRKLVHVTSEKGFGITSVDWGRITDVSDGYVSYGFRDGNEDKIEVSLTNSKIPVYWKDYTVDRRIYESWLRSGVDVDKASSISAAYKAAKAENAAIMMGVSNDGTNYDMNGLYQGAGNDYAVSKDFGTYGNATDALAGVYELMDDDGIPVDSLSFNWVLATTQRRQLMASRSANGIKEMPDILDMLNGGQVFGTNTLTAGTGLVSPTENVGEPYVDFYMTSDFKTEHGVDSKHPDTGDLNGRVYSAGILRIKQDVAICKTSAI, from the coding sequence ATGACAAACGCACTCGCAACATTCTCAAAAGAAATAGACTCCTCCCTTGTCCCTGCTCTCAGGAACGCACTTATTGGAAGGAAACTGGTACATGTGACCTCGGAGAAGGGATTTGGTATAACTTCTGTTGATTGGGGTAGAATAACAGACGTCAGTGACGGATACGTATCATATGGTTTCCGGGACGGGAACGAAGATAAGATCGAAGTGTCCCTAACCAACTCAAAGATACCTGTTTACTGGAAGGACTACACGGTTGACAGGCGCATTTATGAGAGCTGGCTTAGAAGCGGAGTGGATGTCGATAAAGCATCTTCCATCTCTGCAGCGTACAAGGCGGCAAAGGCAGAAAATGCGGCTATCATGATGGGTGTCAGCAATGACGGTACAAATTATGATATGAATGGACTTTACCAGGGAGCTGGCAACGATTATGCAGTAAGCAAGGACTTTGGAACCTATGGAAATGCCACCGATGCACTGGCAGGTGTCTATGAGCTCATGGACGATGATGGCATTCCTGTTGACAGTCTTTCATTCAACTGGGTACTTGCAACCACACAGCGCAGGCAGCTAATGGCCAGCCGTAGTGCAAACGGTATCAAGGAAATGCCAGACATCCTGGACATGCTCAACGGCGGCCAGGTATTCGGTACCAACACACTGACCGCAGGTACAGGACTTGTCAGTCCCACAGAGAACGTCGGAGAGCCCTATGTCGATTTTTACATGACATCCGATTTCAAGACAGAGCATGGTGTGGATTCAAAGCACCCAGACACTGGTGATCTCAACGGTCGTGTCTACAGTGCAGGTATCCTGAGAATAAAACAGGACGTAGCTATCTGCAAGACCAGTGCTATCTGA